The uncultured Cohaesibacter sp. genome window below encodes:
- the urtD gene encoding urea ABC transporter ATP-binding protein UrtD has product MTEETNQMTSALLYLDDVSVSFDGFKAINGLSLTIEKGEMRAIIGPNGAGKTTMMDIITGKTRPDTGDVLFEGKMDLTQHDETEIAQAGIGRKFQKPTVFESQTVRENLELALAGNRGVWASLFYRESEEEAAKIASILETVRLTHRANELASDLSHGQKQWLEIGMLLAQDPKLLLVDEPVAGMTDAETVETAKLLCEISKTHSVIVVEHDMGFIRDLGVKVTVLAEGAVLAEGSIDHVSAHPDVIESYLGR; this is encoded by the coding sequence ATGACCGAAGAAACCAACCAGATGACCTCGGCGCTGCTCTATCTCGATGACGTCTCGGTTTCCTTTGACGGCTTCAAGGCCATTAACGGGCTGTCCCTGACCATCGAGAAGGGCGAGATGCGCGCCATCATCGGCCCCAACGGCGCTGGCAAGACGACGATGATGGACATCATCACAGGCAAGACCCGCCCGGACACCGGCGACGTGCTGTTTGAAGGCAAGATGGACCTCACCCAGCATGACGAGACCGAAATCGCCCAGGCTGGGATCGGGCGCAAGTTCCAGAAACCAACCGTGTTCGAAAGCCAGACCGTGCGCGAGAATCTCGAGCTGGCCCTGGCGGGCAATCGTGGCGTCTGGGCTTCGCTGTTCTATCGCGAAAGCGAAGAGGAGGCAGCCAAAATCGCCAGCATCCTTGAAACAGTCCGCCTTACCCATCGCGCCAACGAGCTGGCCTCGGACCTGTCCCATGGCCAGAAACAGTGGCTCGAAATCGGCATGCTGCTGGCGCAGGACCCCAAGCTCCTGCTCGTTGACGAACCCGTCGCGGGCATGACCGATGCCGAAACGGTGGAAACCGCCAAGTTGCTGTGCGAGATTTCCAAGACCCATTCGGTCATCGTCGTCGAGCATGACATGGGCTTCATTCGCGATCTTGGTGTCAAGGTCACGGTGCTGGCCGAAGGCGCCGTTCTGGCCGAAGGCTCGATCGACCACGTCAGCGCCCATCCGGACGTCATTGAAAGCTATCTCGGGAGATGA
- the urtC gene encoding urea ABC transporter permease subunit UrtC — protein MISAFLFRGLAGRIAWVAVAIALIGILVPLSNLFLTPDHALYVPDYIVSLFGKYLTYALLALALDLVWGYCGILSLGHGAFFALGGYAIGMYLMRQIGSRGVYGDPILPDFMVFLNWKELPWYWYGFDQFWFAALMVLAVPGLLAFVFGWFAFRSRVTGVYLSIITQAMTYALLLAFFRNDMGFGGNNGLTDFKDILGYTLQEPSTRAGLFAAAAFALCLALIISSAIVRSKFGKVLLATRDAESRARFLGYRVEHVKLFVFTLSAMMAGIAGALYVPLVGIINPGEFAPANSIEVVIWTAVGGRGTLIGPIVGAITVNLGKSWFTAQFPEYWLFVLGGLFVAVTLFMPRGILGTLSDAIGKLKDLGSGKTTALAQNPADTGELRKEGEAS, from the coding sequence ATGATCTCCGCTTTTCTGTTTCGCGGCCTCGCCGGGCGCATCGCCTGGGTTGCGGTCGCCATCGCCCTGATCGGCATTCTCGTGCCCCTCAGCAACCTGTTTCTGACGCCCGACCACGCCCTTTACGTGCCCGATTACATCGTCTCGCTGTTCGGCAAATATCTCACCTATGCCCTGCTGGCGCTGGCGCTTGATCTGGTCTGGGGCTATTGCGGCATTCTTTCGCTTGGTCATGGCGCCTTCTTTGCGCTTGGCGGCTACGCCATCGGCATGTATCTGATGCGCCAGATCGGCTCACGTGGTGTCTATGGCGACCCGATCCTGCCGGACTTCATGGTGTTCCTGAACTGGAAGGAGCTGCCATGGTACTGGTATGGCTTCGATCAGTTCTGGTTCGCCGCTCTCATGGTGCTCGCCGTGCCGGGGCTACTGGCCTTCGTGTTCGGCTGGTTTGCCTTCCGCTCCCGCGTCACCGGGGTCTATCTGTCGATCATCACCCAGGCCATGACCTATGCGCTGCTGCTCGCCTTCTTCCGCAATGACATGGGCTTTGGCGGCAACAACGGCCTCACCGACTTCAAGGACATCCTCGGCTACACCCTGCAGGAGCCATCCACCCGCGCCGGTCTGTTTGCCGCCGCCGCCTTTGCCCTCTGTCTGGCGCTCATCATCAGCTCGGCCATCGTCCGCTCCAAGTTCGGCAAGGTACTGCTGGCCACACGAGATGCAGAAAGCCGCGCCCGCTTCCTTGGCTATCGCGTCGAGCATGTGAAGCTTTTCGTATTCACCCTGTCGGCGATGATGGCCGGCATCGCAGGCGCCCTTTATGTGCCGCTGGTCGGCATCATCAACCCGGGGGAATTTGCCCCGGCCAACTCGATCGAAGTGGTCATCTGGACCGCGGTTGGCGGGCGCGGCACCCTGATCGGCCCGATTGTCGGCGCCATCACGGTCAACCTCGGCAAAAGCTGGTTCACGGCCCAGTTCCCCGAATACTGGCTGTTCGTTCTGGGTGGCCTGTTCGTGGCAGTGACCCTGTTCATGCCACGCGGCATTCTTGGCACCCTGTCCGATGCCATAGGCAAGCTGAAGGACCTCGGATCGGGCAAGACCACCGCTCTGGCACAGAATCCGGCAGATACTGGCGAATTGCGCAAGGAGGGTGAAGCGTCATGA
- the ureG gene encoding urease accessory protein UreG has translation MTSPSTQESYAGPMRIGIGGPVGSGKTTLTEKLCLAMRDRFSIGVITNDIYTKEDAEALVRKQALQEDRIIGVETGGCPHTAIREDASINLAAVDELCARHKDLDFIFIESGGDNLAATFSPDLADLTIYIISVAQGDDIPRKGGPAISRSDLLLINKTDLAPYVGADLERMKTDAAKVRGDKAHLFTDLSRNVGVDEIVSFLCRKSGFE, from the coding sequence ATGACTTCACCAAGCACGCAAGAAAGCTACGCCGGACCAATGCGCATCGGCATCGGCGGCCCGGTCGGTTCGGGCAAGACGACCCTGACGGAGAAGCTCTGCCTTGCCATGCGCGACCGCTTCTCCATCGGTGTCATCACCAATGACATCTACACCAAGGAAGACGCCGAGGCGCTGGTGCGCAAACAGGCCTTGCAGGAAGATCGCATCATCGGAGTCGAGACCGGCGGTTGCCCGCATACGGCGATCCGCGAGGATGCCTCGATCAACCTTGCGGCTGTGGACGAGCTCTGCGCCCGCCACAAGGATCTCGATTTCATCTTCATCGAATCCGGCGGCGACAATCTGGCGGCCACCTTCTCGCCAGACCTTGCAGACCTGACGATCTACATCATCTCCGTCGCACAAGGCGACGACATCCCGCGCAAGGGCGGCCCGGCCATTTCGCGATCCGATCTTCTGCTGATCAACAAGACCGATCTGGCCCCTTATGTCGGGGCGGATCTGGAGCGGATGAAAACCGATGCTGCAAAGGTCCGCGGCGACAAGGCCCATCTCTTTACCGATCTGTCCCGCAACGTCGGCGTTGACGAGATCGTTAGCTTCCTTTGCAGGAAATCCGGCTTCGAATGA
- a CDS encoding urease subunit beta has protein sequence MIPGEIITAAGDIELNAGLEVTELEVSNTGDRPVQVGSHYHFFETNPALSFDRAAARGKRLDIASGTAVRFEPGQTRKVRLIPLEGNREVHGFRAEIKGAL, from the coding sequence ATGATTCCTGGTGAAATCATCACCGCCGCTGGCGACATCGAACTGAACGCCGGACTGGAGGTCACCGAACTGGAAGTCTCCAATACCGGCGACCGGCCGGTGCAGGTCGGCTCCCACTATCATTTTTTTGAAACCAACCCGGCCCTGTCCTTCGACCGCGCTGCCGCCCGCGGCAAGCGCCTTGACATCGCCTCGGGCACGGCCGTCCGCTTCGAACCCGGCCAGACCCGCAAGGTCAGGTTGATCCCGCTGGAAGGCAACCGCGAAGTCCATGGCTTCCGTGCAGAAATCAAAGGGGCTCTCTGA
- the ureC gene encoding urease subunit alpha, which translates to MAYTISRAAYADMFGPTTGDKVRLADTELFIEVEKDFTTYGSEVKFGGGKVIRDGMGQSQVARADGAVDTVITNALIVDYTGIYKADIGLRDGVICGIGKAGNPDTQSGVDIIIGPGTEAIAGEGKIITAGGMDAHIHFICPQQIEEALMSGITTMLGGGTGPAHGTLATTCTPGPWHIARMIEASDAFPMNLAYAGKGNASKPKALEEMLLGGAAALKLHEDWGTTPSAIDTCLTVADAFDVQVMIHTDTLNESGFVESTVDAFKGRTIHAFHTEGAGGGHAPDIIKICGMNNVLPSSTNPTRPYTANTIAEHLDMLMVCHHLDANIPEDVAFAESRIRKETIAAEDILHDMGAFSIISSDSQAMGRVGEVIIRTWQTADKMKKQRGALSIETGDNDNERVKRYIAKYTINPAIAQGMSRHIGSIEPGKRADLVMWNPAFFGVKPDMVLIGGTIAAAPMGDPNASIPTPQPVHYRPMFGAFGKALTNSSVTFVSQAAIEAGLAEKLGVAKALVAVENTRSGISKASMKLNDATPEISVDPETYEVRADGEILTCEPATELPMAQRYFLF; encoded by the coding sequence ATGGCATATACGATTTCCCGCGCTGCCTATGCAGACATGTTCGGCCCCACCACCGGTGACAAGGTGCGTCTGGCCGACACCGAGCTGTTCATCGAGGTCGAAAAGGACTTCACCACCTACGGCTCCGAAGTGAAGTTCGGCGGCGGCAAGGTCATCCGCGATGGCATGGGCCAGTCTCAGGTCGCCCGCGCCGACGGCGCCGTTGACACCGTCATCACCAACGCCCTGATCGTTGATTATACCGGTATCTACAAAGCCGACATCGGCCTCAGGGATGGCGTGATCTGCGGCATCGGCAAGGCAGGCAACCCGGACACCCAGTCCGGCGTCGACATCATCATCGGTCCGGGTACCGAAGCCATTGCCGGTGAAGGCAAGATCATCACCGCAGGCGGCATGGACGCCCACATCCACTTCATCTGCCCCCAGCAGATCGAGGAAGCGCTGATGTCCGGCATCACCACCATGCTTGGCGGCGGCACCGGCCCGGCCCATGGCACGCTGGCCACCACCTGCACACCGGGACCGTGGCACATTGCCCGCATGATCGAGGCCTCCGATGCCTTCCCGATGAACCTCGCCTATGCCGGCAAGGGCAACGCCTCCAAGCCGAAGGCTCTGGAAGAGATGTTGCTGGGCGGCGCGGCAGCCCTCAAACTGCACGAAGACTGGGGCACCACCCCCTCGGCGATCGACACCTGCCTGACCGTTGCCGATGCCTTCGACGTGCAGGTGATGATCCACACAGACACGCTCAACGAGAGCGGCTTTGTCGAAAGCACCGTTGATGCCTTCAAGGGCCGCACCATCCACGCCTTCCACACCGAGGGCGCTGGCGGGGGCCACGCACCGGACATCATCAAGATCTGCGGCATGAACAATGTCCTGCCCTCCTCGACCAACCCGACCCGTCCCTACACGGCGAACACCATCGCCGAGCATCTCGACATGCTGATGGTCTGCCATCACCTCGACGCCAACATTCCCGAAGACGTGGCCTTCGCAGAGAGCCGCATCCGCAAGGAGACCATTGCTGCCGAGGACATCCTGCATGACATGGGGGCCTTCTCGATCATTTCATCGGACAGTCAGGCCATGGGCCGCGTTGGCGAAGTGATCATCCGCACCTGGCAGACGGCAGACAAGATGAAGAAACAGCGCGGCGCCCTCTCCATCGAGACCGGCGACAACGACAATGAACGCGTCAAGCGCTACATCGCCAAATACACCATCAATCCGGCCATCGCGCAGGGCATGAGCAGGCACATCGGCTCGATCGAGCCGGGCAAGCGCGCCGACCTCGTGATGTGGAATCCGGCCTTCTTCGGCGTAAAACCGGACATGGTACTGATCGGCGGCACGATTGCAGCCGCTCCGATGGGCGACCCGAATGCCTCCATCCCGACGCCACAGCCGGTCCATTACCGGCCGATGTTCGGGGCCTTCGGCAAGGCATTGACCAACAGCTCGGTAACCTTCGTCTCGCAGGCAGCCATTGAAGCGGGCCTTGCTGAAAAGCTCGGCGTTGCCAAGGCGCTGGTTGCGGTCGAAAACACCCGTAGCGGTATTTCCAAGGCGTCGATGAAGCTCAATGACGCCACGCCGGAAATCTCGGTCGATCCGGAAACCTATGAAGTGCGGGCCGATGGAGAAATCCTCACCTGCGAACCGGCAACCGAGCTGCCGATGGCCCAGCGCTACTTCCTGTTCTGA
- the urtE gene encoding urea ABC transporter ATP-binding subunit UrtE produces the protein MSEAVNSSSRQESKPLALSVEGIDLHYGAAQALRNISLDVESARITCVLGRNGVGKTSMLRAIVGQHPVSKGRIILGGADVTKAPPYARAGRGIAYVPQGREIFPQLTVRENLEVGFARLPRKQRFVEEEIFELFPILKDMLSRRGGDLSGGQQQQLAIGRALVTRPDILVLDEPTEGIQPSIIKDIGRAITYLKEEKGMAILLVEQYLDFCRELADVVHIMDRGEIVHSGPAEDLDKEHVRNHLTV, from the coding sequence ATGAGTGAAGCAGTGAATTCGTCATCCCGGCAGGAAAGCAAACCCCTCGCCCTCTCCGTCGAGGGGATCGACCTGCATTACGGTGCAGCGCAAGCGCTGCGCAACATCTCTCTGGATGTGGAAAGCGCCCGGATCACCTGCGTTCTGGGACGCAACGGCGTCGGCAAGACCTCGATGCTGCGCGCCATTGTCGGCCAGCACCCGGTGAGCAAGGGCAGGATCATTCTCGGCGGCGCAGATGTCACCAAGGCCCCGCCCTATGCCCGCGCAGGACGGGGCATCGCCTATGTGCCGCAGGGCCGCGAAATCTTCCCGCAGCTGACAGTCAGGGAAAATCTCGAGGTCGGCTTTGCCCGCCTGCCCCGCAAGCAGCGGTTTGTCGAGGAAGAGATTTTCGAGCTGTTCCCGATTCTCAAGGACATGCTCTCGCGTCGCGGCGGTGACCTCTCCGGCGGCCAGCAGCAACAGCTGGCCATCGGCAGGGCGCTGGTCACCCGCCCGGACATTCTGGTGCTGGACGAACCGACCGAAGGCATCCAGCCCTCGATCATCAAAGATATCGGCCGCGCCATCACCTACCTCAAGGAGGAAAAGGGAATGGCGATTCTATTGGTCGAACAATATCTTGATTTCTGCCGTGAGCTGGCGGATGTTGTCCATATCATGGACCGTGGCGAGATCGTGCATTCTGGTCCTGCTGAAGACCTGGACAAGGAACATGTACGTAACCATCTCACCGTCTGA
- a CDS encoding urease accessory protein UreD, translating to MYVTISPSDASSGALPDASSDGAAGRAPAQRTTGAGRVSFKADGAGNTRLDRLYQQGCAKIRLPRVYGGSAAEAVLINSSGGLTGGDIVSWQADAATDTYAVITTQACEKIYKADSGVARVSNHVTVADGARLDWLPQETILYDRAGLHRSLDVHLAGNARFMTVESLLLGRLAMGEALRSLAFRDSWRIHRDGRLIHAEAQRLEGDVARIGLADAVLSGHLALATLCYTGPEDSDAMDALVDSGRALMQPFADCTVGLSSFNGKILARLTATNGMALRAALIPLISHFRTGEPLPRVWTT from the coding sequence ATGTACGTAACCATCTCACCGTCTGACGCCTCTTCCGGCGCACTTCCCGACGCCTCTTCCGATGGCGCAGCGGGCAGGGCTCCGGCGCAGAGAACCACGGGCGCCGGACGGGTCAGTTTCAAGGCGGATGGAGCGGGTAATACCCGCCTCGATCGCCTTTATCAGCAGGGGTGCGCCAAGATCCGTCTGCCAAGGGTCTATGGCGGCAGCGCTGCTGAAGCCGTTCTGATCAACAGCTCGGGGGGGCTCACCGGCGGCGATATCGTCAGTTGGCAGGCCGATGCGGCAACCGACACCTACGCGGTGATCACCACCCAGGCCTGCGAGAAGATCTACAAGGCGGACAGCGGGGTTGCCCGCGTCAGCAATCATGTCACCGTGGCAGACGGCGCGCGCCTTGACTGGCTGCCGCAGGAAACAATCCTTTATGACCGCGCCGGGCTCCACCGCTCTCTTGATGTGCATCTTGCGGGCAACGCCCGCTTCATGACGGTCGAGAGCCTGCTGCTCGGTCGCCTTGCCATGGGCGAAGCACTCAGGAGCCTTGCCTTCCGCGACAGCTGGCGCATCCACCGGGATGGCCGCCTGATCCACGCCGAGGCACAGCGCCTTGAGGGCGACGTGGCACGGATCGGCCTGGCGGACGCTGTGCTGTCCGGCCATCTGGCGCTTGCCACACTCTGCTACACCGGCCCTGAAGACAGCGACGCGATGGACGCGCTGGTCGACAGTGGCCGAGCCCTCATGCAACCATTTGCCGACTGCACGGTGGGGCTTTCCAGCTTCAACGGCAAGATCCTTGCCCGCCTCACGGCGACAAACGGCATGGCGCTGCGCGCAGCGCTCATTCCATTGATTTCACATTTTCGGACCGGGGAGCCTCTCCCGCGTGTCTGGACGACCTGA
- the urtB gene encoding urea ABC transporter permease subunit UrtB — MTLLRALLVCLVTLVLSSAAAPPSMADDLQDTINALADGSLKDRAEKVDALLATGDPKVVPVLSQLADGNLYVRKADNRVFLTESAGKNFTLTDPVSGEVIPDINKRTLDKIKANNSLRRQIRDGLSLFALNSPDPAKRMEAAETIFKAQDASALPAIKARLAKEQDPEVSAFLEEARAGLVLSSDTSESDKLAAIEVLREKGGRQALSMLTAAAEQNEGAVKNAAERAVVAIERVLAIWEGVQNIWYGLSLGSVLLLASIGLAITFGVMGVINMAHGEMVMIGAYTTFTVQQVIQSTAPGLFDYSLLFAIPIAFLVAGAVGFVLERGIIRFLYGRPLETLLATWGVSLMLQQAVRTIFGPTNKEVSNPSWMSGALDLAGLSLTWNRIWIFFFALAVFGLLFLLLKRTPMGLQMRAVTQNRNMASSLGVRTPWVDAFTFALGSGIAGIAGVALSQIGNVSPNLGQSYIIDSFMVVVFGGVGNLWGTLIGALTLGVANKFLEPFAGAVLGKILVLVFIILFIQKRPRGLFALKGRAVEQ, encoded by the coding sequence ATGACATTGCTGCGCGCACTGCTTGTTTGTCTTGTCACGCTTGTCCTTTCCTCAGCTGCTGCCCCCCCCTCCATGGCCGATGATCTGCAGGATACGATCAACGCTCTGGCCGATGGCAGCCTGAAAGACAGGGCAGAAAAGGTGGATGCCCTTCTGGCAACCGGAGACCCGAAGGTGGTTCCTGTCCTCAGCCAGTTGGCCGACGGAAACCTCTATGTCCGCAAGGCGGACAATCGCGTCTTCCTGACCGAAAGTGCGGGCAAAAACTTCACCTTGACAGATCCAGTGAGCGGCGAAGTCATTCCCGACATCAACAAGAGAACCCTCGACAAGATCAAGGCCAACAACAGCCTGCGCCGCCAGATCCGTGATGGCCTGAGCCTGTTCGCCCTCAACAGTCCCGACCCGGCCAAGCGTATGGAAGCGGCAGAAACCATCTTCAAGGCTCAGGACGCAAGCGCCCTGCCCGCCATCAAGGCCCGGCTTGCAAAAGAGCAGGACCCGGAAGTTTCCGCCTTTCTTGAAGAAGCCCGCGCCGGACTTGTCCTGAGCTCCGACACGTCCGAAAGCGACAAGCTGGCCGCCATCGAAGTGCTGCGCGAAAAGGGCGGCCGTCAGGCGCTCTCCATGCTCACTGCCGCCGCAGAACAGAACGAAGGCGCCGTCAAGAACGCCGCCGAGCGCGCCGTCGTCGCCATCGAGCGCGTGCTCGCCATCTGGGAAGGTGTCCAGAATATCTGGTACGGCCTGTCCCTTGGCTCGGTGTTGCTGCTGGCCTCCATCGGCCTTGCCATCACCTTCGGCGTGATGGGCGTCATCAACATGGCCCATGGCGAAATGGTGATGATCGGTGCCTACACCACCTTCACCGTACAGCAGGTCATCCAGTCCACTGCGCCGGGCCTGTTCGACTATTCCCTGCTTTTTGCCATTCCCATTGCCTTCCTTGTTGCCGGTGCGGTGGGCTTTGTGCTCGAGCGTGGCATCATCCGGTTTCTCTATGGCAGACCGCTGGAAACGCTGCTTGCCACCTGGGGTGTCTCGTTGATGCTGCAGCAGGCAGTCCGCACCATTTTCGGCCCCACCAACAAGGAAGTCAGCAACCCGTCCTGGATGTCTGGCGCCCTTGATCTGGCAGGCCTGTCGCTGACCTGGAACCGCATCTGGATCTTCTTCTTTGCCCTTGCCGTCTTCGGCCTGCTGTTCCTGCTGCTCAAGCGCACGCCGATGGGCCTGCAGATGCGTGCCGTGACACAGAACCGCAACATGGCCTCTTCGCTCGGGGTCCGCACTCCGTGGGTCGATGCCTTCACCTTTGCCCTCGGCTCCGGCATTGCGGGGATCGCCGGTGTGGCCCTCAGCCAGATCGGCAACGTCTCGCCCAACCTCGGCCAGAGCTACATCATCGACAGCTTCATGGTCGTGGTCTTCGGCGGGGTGGGCAACCTTTGGGGCACGCTCATCGGGGCCTTGACCCTCGGCGTCGCCAACAAGTTCCTTGAACCCTTCGCCGGCGCCGTGCTTGGCAAGATCCTCGTGCTGGTCTTCATCATCCTGTTCATTCAAAAACGGCCACGCGGTCTGTTCGCTCTCAAGGGAAGGGCCGTGGAACAATGA
- a CDS encoding urease accessory protein UreF → MTTDPALLPDGTVEPSSAALQGAALVRLLTWLSPAFPLGTFSYSHGLETAISDGTCHDRDSVGDWIELLLIMGSARSDAILLAHAWRIGAGDMAALIALNDLALALSASRERHMETTQQGMAFLKASAAWPTRLLELIGERKPESIALPVIMGATARAHGIGLTAILTASLHAFASNLISVAMRLVPLGQSDGLRLQARLEATLLATTDHAETASLEALGTSCFHSDIAAMRHETLHTRIFRS, encoded by the coding sequence ATGACCACTGATCCCGCGCTCCTGCCAGATGGAACCGTAGAGCCCTCGTCAGCGGCCCTTCAGGGAGCGGCTCTGGTGCGTCTGTTGACATGGCTATCTCCGGCCTTCCCCCTTGGCACCTTCAGCTACAGCCATGGCCTTGAAACCGCCATCAGCGACGGCACCTGCCATGACCGGGACAGCGTCGGCGACTGGATCGAACTGCTTCTGATCATGGGCAGCGCACGCAGCGACGCCATTCTGCTCGCCCATGCCTGGCGGATTGGCGCAGGCGACATGGCCGCCCTGATCGCCCTCAACGATCTCGCGCTCGCCCTCTCTGCCAGCCGCGAACGCCACATGGAAACCACCCAGCAGGGCATGGCCTTCCTGAAGGCCAGCGCCGCCTGGCCGACAAGGCTGCTCGAGTTGATCGGAGAAAGGAAACCGGAGTCCATCGCCCTGCCGGTCATCATGGGCGCAACCGCCCGCGCGCACGGCATTGGCCTTACGGCGATCCTGACCGCCAGCCTGCACGCCTTTGCCTCAAACCTCATTTCCGTCGCCATGCGCCTTGTGCCGCTCGGCCAGTCCGATGGCCTCAGGCTCCAGGCACGCCTTGAAGCGACGCTCCTTGCCACGACAGACCACGCAGAAACGGCAAGCCTTGAGGCGCTGGGCACCAGCTGCTTCCATTCCGATATCGCCGCCATGCGGCACGAGACCCTTCACACGAGGATTTTCCGTTCATGA
- a CDS encoding urease subunit gamma: MNLTPREKDKLLIAMAAMVARRRLERGVKLNHPEAVALITDFIVEGARDGRTVADLMEAGAHIISRAQVMEGIPEMIHDIQVEATFPDGVKLVTVHEPIR, from the coding sequence ATGAATTTGACACCGAGAGAGAAGGACAAACTTCTCATCGCCATGGCAGCCATGGTGGCACGCCGCCGCCTTGAAAGGGGCGTCAAGCTCAATCATCCCGAGGCAGTGGCACTGATCACCGACTTCATCGTCGAAGGCGCGCGCGATGGTCGTACCGTTGCCGACCTGATGGAAGCCGGGGCCCATATCATCAGCCGCGCTCAGGTGATGGAAGGCATCCCCGAGATGATCCATGACATTCAGGTGGAAGCCACCTTCCCCGACGGGGTGAAGCTGGTCACCGTCCACGAACCGATCCGCTGA
- a CDS encoding urease accessory protein UreE, producing MPIAKASSILPKGSWSEPPFDTITLDEEDRYRRRIQLTSDRGFDFILVLAKAMRMDHGDGLQLEDGRIIEVLARPEDLLEVRATTPLALLQLAWHLGNRHQPVEIYEDHLRIRKDAVIADMLEGLGGTLSAVTAPFSPMSGAYVSKSASGHAHDHNHDHSHNHDHGHDHHHDHEHHHDHDHSHHHDHDHSHDHSNDHGPHDH from the coding sequence ATGCCGATTGCAAAAGCCTCCAGCATCCTGCCGAAGGGAAGCTGGTCCGAGCCGCCGTTTGACACCATCACCCTTGATGAGGAAGACCGCTATCGCCGCAGGATCCAGTTGACCAGCGACAGGGGCTTCGACTTCATACTGGTTCTTGCCAAGGCCATGCGCATGGATCATGGCGACGGCCTGCAGCTGGAGGACGGACGCATCATCGAAGTGCTGGCCCGCCCTGAAGACCTGCTGGAGGTCCGGGCGACAACGCCGCTGGCTCTGCTGCAGCTGGCCTGGCATCTGGGCAACCGCCATCAGCCGGTCGAGATCTATGAAGACCACCTGCGCATCCGCAAGGATGCGGTGATTGCCGACATGCTGGAAGGTCTGGGTGGCACGCTTTCCGCCGTCACCGCTCCCTTCTCGCCCATGAGCGGTGCCTATGTGAGCAAATCGGCCAGCGGCCACGCCCATGATCATAACCACGATCACAGCCACAACCATGACCACGGGCATGATCACCACCATGACCATGAGCATCATCATGACCATGACCATTCCCATCATCACGACCACGATCACAGCCATGATCACAGCAATGATCACGGGCCGCATGACCACTGA